DNA from Acidobacteriota bacterium:
CCGCCTACTACCCGGTCTACCTCTCGCTCGTCGAGCGCCTGGTCGTCGTCAAGGGCGGCGGTTCGGTGGCGGAACGGAAGGTCGCCGGCCTGCTGCGCTGCGGAGCGCGGGTGCGTGTCGTCGCCTCCGAGCTCACGCGGGAGCTTGAGGAGCGGGCTCTTGGGGGAGAGATCGAGCACGTGGCCCGGCCGTACCGGCCAGGAGATCTCGAAGGTGCGGCACTGGCCCTGGCCGAGCCCGGCGAGCCGGCGTCGGACAGGGCGTTTTTCGCGGAGGCGGATCGGCGCGCCATCTTCGCCAACGTCGAGGACGACCTCGAGCATTGCAGCTTCATCATGCCGGCTCTCGTGCGACGCGGCGATCTGGTCGTCGCGATCTCGACCTCCGGACGCGCCCCGGCGCTGGCGGTGCGCCTTCGGGAGCGGCTGGAGCGGGAGCTGGGTCCCGAGTACGGGGCGCTGCTTGAGCTTGCCGGACGGCTGCGCGCGCCGGTCGCGAGCACGGTGCCGGAGTTCGAGGAGCGGCGCCGGCGCTGGTACGAACTGGTCGACTCGGAGGTCCTGCACCTGCTCCGCGAGGGCAGGGCCGCCGAAGCCCGCGAGCGGGCGGAGCAGATCATGGGCGTGTCCGCCGAGGAGCCGGGCGGATGAGCGGCTCGGGACGGGTCACGCTGATCGGCGCCGGGCCCGGCGACCCGGACCTGATCACGGTCCTGGGCTTGAAGCGGCTGCGTGCTGCCGATGTCGTGCTGCACGACCGGCTTGCGGCCCCGGAGCTCCTCTCCGAGGCGAAGGCGGACGCCGAGATCGTCGACGTCGGCAAGCGCCCCGGCGACGACGTCCGGGCCCGGCAGCGCCGGATCGAGAAGCTGATGATCGAACGGGCGCTCGCCGGCGCTCACGTGGTCCGGCTCAAGGGAGGCGATCCGATTGTCTTCGGCCGCGGCGGCGAGGAGATGGAAGCGTGCGCCGCCGCCGGCGTGCCGTGCGAGGTCGTCCCCGGCGTGAGCAGCGTCGTGGCCGCACCGGCTGTTGCCGGCATCCCGTTGACGCACCGCGGTGTTTCCCTGGGCTTCGCGGTCGTCTCGGCCCGGAACGCCGAAGGCGGCGAACCGGACTGGGCCGGTCTGTCGGGCGCGGACACCGTCGTCGTCCTGATGCCGGCGCGCCGCCTGGAGCGCATCGGCCGCGGCCTGATCGCCGCCGGACGCCGTCCTGCCACGCCGGTGGCGATCGTCGAGCAGGCTACGACGACCGGACAGAGAACGGTGCGCTGCACCCTTGAGACGTTGGCGGCTGGAGACTTCGTAGGCCGGATCAAGCCTCCCTGCGTGGTCATCGTCGGCGAGGTGGCGGCTCCCGGGTCTCGGTTCCACCGAACAGACGGATGACCTCGCCAACCGTCATGTCGCCCACCTGGCGGGCGAGGCCTGCTTCACGCGCGGAGGCGATGGCCCGCTCGAACCGGCGCTTCTCGCTTTCCGGCAGATCGATGATCTCGACGCCGGCCTCCTCAGCCAGGCGCATCCCCTCGGCACCGGCGCGCTCGTACGCGACGGCTCCGGCCATGGACAGGGAGACATCCGCGGCTTCGTCGACCCAACCCTGTGCCTCGGGAGAAAGGCCGTCGTACACCCCCTGGTTCATCAGCAGAACGAACGGCAGCCCGGACGCGGGGAGCCAGGTGGTCAGGTAGCCAGCCGGCTCGTGAAGCTGGAAGGTGACGATCCCCGAGGGGGAAATGGCGACGCCGTCGATGACTCCGGTCGCCAGGCTCTGGTGGACGACCGTACCGGGCTGCATGACGGCGCTGGCGCCAAGCGCTTCGATGAACGGGATGGCGCTCCGCGTCGAAAC
Protein-coding regions in this window:
- a CDS encoding TRAP transporter substrate-binding protein, with amino-acid sequence MSKLGRILALGLVLACACRPASDTRELSLAHFLAADHPLNEAVFTPFSQELEELSGNKLTVRQFPAGALNSSAPAQYSILLGGVADIALAIPAYTADVFPKTDLIAYPGICKTTRDCTEAMLRARSVLEPEYQARVLGLWSNAAPVLLTRNAPVRRLEDMRGLKIRVSTRSAIPFIEALGASAVMQPGTVVHQSLATGVIDGVAISPSGIVTFQLHEPAGYLTTWLPASGLPFVLLMNQGVYDGLSPEAQGWVDEAADVSLSMAGAVAYERAGAEGMRLAEEAGVEIIDLPESEKRRFERAIASAREAGLARQVGDMTVGEVIRLFGGTETREPPPRRR
- a CDS encoding bifunctional precorrin-2 dehydrogenase/sirohydrochlorin ferrochelatase, whose translation is MSGDPRPPAYYPVYLSLVERLVVVKGGGSVAERKVAGLLRCGARVRVVASELTRELEERALGGEIEHVARPYRPGDLEGAALALAEPGEPASDRAFFAEADRRAIFANVEDDLEHCSFIMPALVRRGDLVVAISTSGRAPALAVRLRERLERELGPEYGALLELAGRLRAPVASTVPEFEERRRRWYELVDSEVLHLLREGRAAEARERAEQIMGVSAEEPGG
- the cobA gene encoding uroporphyrinogen-III C-methyltransferase, with the translated sequence MSGSGRVTLIGAGPGDPDLITVLGLKRLRAADVVLHDRLAAPELLSEAKADAEIVDVGKRPGDDVRARQRRIEKLMIERALAGAHVVRLKGGDPIVFGRGGEEMEACAAAGVPCEVVPGVSSVVAAPAVAGIPLTHRGVSLGFAVVSARNAEGGEPDWAGLSGADTVVVLMPARRLERIGRGLIAAGRRPATPVAIVEQATTTGQRTVRCTLETLAAGDFVGRIKPPCVVIVGEVAAPGSRFHRTDG